A segment of the Buchnera aphidicola (Mindarus abietinus) genome:
CATATTTTCTTTTAATAAAAATTTATTTTCTTTTTTGTAATAATGAAGTATTTGAGGATTTTCATGAAAATTTCTTCCAATACCATGTCCACAATAATCTTTCACTATTGAAAAATCTTTTTTTTCAACATAAGTTTGTATAACTTTACCTATTTGGTTTATGTAAATATTTGGTTTTACTATTTCAATAGCTAAATCTAAACTTTTTTTAGTAACGTAGCATAATCTTTTTCCTAAAATAGTAGGCTTTCCAACAAAAAACATTTTAGAAGCATCTGCATGATAAGAATTTTTTATTACGGTTACATCAATATTTACAATATCTCCATCTTTTAATTTTTTTTTATCGTTAGGAATACCATGACATACAACATCGTTTACAGAAATACAAGTTGATTTTGGAAATCCATTATACCCTAGGCAAGCAGGAAATGATTTTTCTTCATATATAATATAATCATGACAAATTCGATCTAATTCTCCTGTAGTTATATTTGGAACAACATATTCTGAAATCATTTTTAAAACATTAGATACTATCTTTCCAACTTTTTTCATCTTTTTTATTTCTGTATTTTTTTTTATGAGATTTTTATACATAAAATTTCCCCTTTTTTATAATAGAAATTATTAAATTTACAGTTTTTTTGATATATATAGATTATACTATTATAAAAAATAGTAAAAAATTTTGATTTTCTATAAAGTAAATAAAGTTTATAAAAAATTATAATTTATTTTTTTATAAATGATAAAAATATGTTTAAATATTTTTTATTTGTATTAATTTATATTTAATAAATAAAAAAAATAGATAGTAAAAAAAAATACTATTTTTATGGCAAAAAAATTTTAAATAGAGGTAATTATGTCAATAGTTTCTATGCGGGATATGATAAAAGCAGGAGTACATTTTGGTCATCAAACCAGATATTGGAATCCTAAAATGAAGCCGTTTATTTTTGGAATAAGAAATAAAGTGCATATTATTAATTTAGAAAAAACACTTCCTATGTTTAATACTGTTTTACTTGAACTAAAAAAAATTGTTTCTAGAAAAGGAAAAATTTTATTTGTTGGGACAAAAAAAGCAGCTAGTAAAATAGTAAAAGAATCAGCAAATGCTTGCAAGCATTTTTATGTCAATCATCGTTGGTTGGGAGGTATGTTAACAAATTGGAAAACAGTTCGTCAATCTATTAAAAATTTAAAAAATTTAGAAATACAATCTAAAGATGGAACTTTTGAAAAATTAACTAAAAAAGAGGTCTTAATTAGAAAGAAACAATTAAAGAAATTAGAAAATAGTTTAGGCGGAATAAAAAATATGGGAGGTTTACCGGATTGTTTATTTGTTATTGATGCTGAACATGAGCAAATTTCTATAAAAGAAGCTAATCATTTAGGAATTCCGGTTTTTGCTATTGTAGATACGAATTCCAATCCTGATGGAATTAATTATATTGTTCCTGGTAATGATGATGCTATTAGGGCAATTAAATTATATTTGGATGCTATTACTACTTTAATTCATGGAATAAATGTTAAAAACAATAAAAACATACGATTTTTTAATAAAGCAAAATAAAAAGTTTTTATATATAAATATACTATATAAAAAATTTTTTCTTTAAAAGAGTATTTTTTAATTTATAGTATTTAACATTATTTTTCTTATAAATCAATTAAGGAATAAATATGAGTAAAGAAGTGAATGCTTCTCTTGTAAAAAAATTAAGAGATAGAACCGGTGCAGGTATTATGGAATGTAAAAATGCTTTAGTTAAAATGGAGGGGAATTTAGAAAAATCAATTGATTTTCTTAAAACAATAGGTGAAATTAAAGCAGAAAAAAGATCTTTTTATGGAACAAAACAAGGCAAGATTTTTTTAAAAGTAGAAAAAAAAGCAGCTGCTATACTAGAATTAAATTCTGAAACTGATTTTGTGGCAAAAGAAAAAAATTTTCTTTTATTTGGAAAAAAAATTGTTGATGAAATTTTATTAAAAAAAACAAATGATTTAAATTATATTAAATCAATTTTTGAAAAAGAAAAAAAAGAAATTATTTCCAAAGTAGGAGAAAATATTAAAATTTGTAGAATACATTTTTTAATTGGAACTAATATAGTTAGTTATATGCATCATAATAATACAATAGGAGTAATTTTAGATATTAGTTCTGATAATGATTTATTTTCAAAAAATATAGCTATGCATATTGCGGCTAGTAAACCAAAATATTTGAGTCCAAATATTATTCCCGAAAAGGTACTCATTAGAGAAAAAAAAATTTTTTTAAATTCTCTTAAAAAAATGAATAAATCGAATGAAATCATGGAAAAAATTATGGAGGGAAAAATAAATAAATTTAAAGACGAAATTTCTTTAACAGGACAAGATTTTGTTTTTGAACCTAAAAAAAAAGTTTCTCAATTACTTAAATTATATAATTCCCAAGTAATTTCTTTTATAAGATTCGAGGTTGGAGAGATTTCATAATCTTAACAATATTCTATTATTAAAATAATAAAATTTTTTATAACTCTTAAAAGAACTATTAAAGAGCTGTAAATGAAAGTTCTTTAATGGTTTTTAAATTTAGTTATGTTTTAAAAATAAAAGATATAAATAATATTCATGAAGAAAAGTTTATTTTTTTTAAAAAATGTTAATTTTAAAAATATTGAAAATTTTGTTAATAAAATTTTTAAATAAATATTTAAGGAAATCCTATGGTTGAAAACATTCAAAAATATGTTAATAAAAAAATGGAAGAATGTATTGTAAAATTTAAAAAAAAAATAAATACAATAAGAACAGGTAGAGTTTCAACTGATATATTAAATGGAATTTTTATTGAATATTATGGAAAAAAAATAGAATTAAAAAAAATAGCTAATATTACGATAGAAAATTCTCAAACGTTAAAAGTAACTCCGTTTGAAAATAGCATTCAAAAATTAATAGAAAAAAAAATTATTAGTTCTAATTTAGGTTTAAATCCTATTTCTAAAGGAAATACTATTTTAATAAAAATTCCTTTTTTAACAGAAGAACGAAGAAAAGAATTAGTGAAAATTGTAAAAAATGATACTGAAAAAGTTCGTATTAATATTAGAAATATTCGAAGAGATGCAAAAGAAAAAATAAAAAAATTATTAATTGATAAAGTAATTACTAAAGATAAAGATTATACTTTTCAAAGTAATTTACAAATAAAAACAAATTTTTTTATAAAAAAAATAGATAATATTTTAAAAAAGAAAGAATTAGAATTAATGAATTTTTAGTTATATATAAGTTTTGTTATATTTTTTATACATAAATCATTTTATTTTTAAAATATAAATTTTATATAGTATTAAAAATTTTAAAAGTAAAAAATATAGTTTATGAAAGCTATTAAATAGTCATATTATTTATGAATATAAAAATAAGAAATTTTCCTTCTCATATTGCTATTATTATGGATGGAAATGGTAGGTGGGCAAAAAAAAGGGGGAAACCTAAAATTTTTGGTCATCAGGAAGGAATTAAAGCTGTTTATCGGTCTATTCAATTTGCTTTATTTAACAATATTGAAGTTTTAACTTTATATGCATTTAGTAATGAAAATTGGAAACGTTCTTCGATAGAAGTTAGAAATCTAATGTTTTTATTTGAAAAAATATTAAAAAAAGATGTTTTAAACTTAAACAAATATAATATTAAATTAAAAATTTTAGGAAATAAAAAAAAATTACATTCTGCTTTGCAAAAACAAATAAAAATTTCTGAGTTATTAACTAGTAAAAATAAAGGATTAAAACTTAATATTGCACTTAATTATGGAGGTCGTCAAGATATTTTACGAGGTGTAAAAAATATTGTAAACAAAATTTTTTTAGGTAAATTAGATATAAGCGATCTTCAAGAAGACACCTTTTCTTCAGTATTATCTACAAAGTTTTTACCTCCAGTGGACTTATTAATTAGAACTGGAGGAAATATTCGTATTAGTAATTTTTTACTTTGGGAGATCGCTTATTCAGAGTTATATTTTACTGACATATTTTGGCCAGACTTTAATAGTCGGTCATTTACAAAAGCTATTAATCAATTTAAAAAAAGAAAAAGAAACTTTGGGAAATAAAAAATATATATAAATAATAAAAAATTATTTTTAATTTTATAAATTTGTCAAATTATTGATAAAGAATGCTAGTTATTTAAAGTAAATTTTTATATAAATAAATATTTATTTTTTATAAATATTTATTTTTTTAAAAAAAATAGGAAAAAATAAATTGTCAACTATGAATATTATTTTTAATAAAGATGAAATAAAGAAAGTCTTGCCTCATAGAAATCCTTTTTTATTAGTAGATAAAGTTTTGGATTTTGAGAGAAATAAATACATAAAAACTACTAAATTAATTAAAAAAAATGATTTATTTTTAAAAGGTCATTTTCCTAAATTTCCTGTTCTTCCAGGTGTATATATTATGGAGATAATGGCTCAATCTAGTTGTTTTTTATTATTAAAAAGTCAAAAAAAAATACTTTTAAAAGATTTTTATTGTCTTTCTAGTATAGAAAAGTGTAATTTAAAGACTTTTGTTTTTCCTGAACAAAGAATTTTTATAAAAGTTTTCATAAAAAAAAAAATCTTATAAAATTAAAAGGTATTGCTAAAGTAAATAAAAAAATTGTATGCTTAACATATTTTTCTTGTATGAAAATAAATAAAGATTCCGTTAAAAAATCATAATTATTAATTTTTTTTAAAATTATTTTTCAGTATAGTAATTTTCTTTAAAAGAAAAAATTTATATTTAAATATAAATTTTTCTAATTTAAAATTAATTAAAAATATATTTTTCTCTCAAGAGACTTTTTTTTATTAAAATATTAAAGTTATTAAAAATATTTAATTTAAATAAAAAATTTAGGCATTAAAAATATGGAAGAATTAAAATTTGTTCATCTTCGTTCTCATAGTGATTATTCTATGATAAACGGATTATCAAAACCAGAAAATTTGGTGGATTCAGCTCTAAAATTAAATATGCCTGCATTGGGTTTAACTGATCTATCTAATTTATACGGAGTTATAAAATTTTATAAAGCAGCTCATAAAAAAGGAATTAAACCTATTATTGGTATTGATTTTAATTTTTTTTCTAAATTTGTAAAAAATAAGATTTGCAGTATTACTTTATTAGCTAAAAATGAAATAGGATATAAAAATCTAATAAAATTATCTTCTAAAGCCCATCAAAATGAAACGTTTCAGGATAACGGACCTGTTATTATAACAGATTGGTTATGTAAATATAATAAAGGTTTAATAGCATTATCAGGAGGATGTTTAGGAGATGTTGGGCAACTTATATTAAAAAAAAAAAAAAAGAAATTATAGATTGTTTAATTTTTTATAAAAAAATTTTTCCTGATTCATATTATTTAGAATTAACAAGAATAAATTTAAAATATGAAGATTATTATATTAATAAAGCTGTTGAGATATCTATCAAAAACAATATTCCGATAGTTGCTACAAATCCAGTTTTTTTTCTTAAAAAAAAAGATTTTAATACTCATAATATTAGAGTTGCTATTAATAAAGGATTAACACTTAATAGTATAAAAAAAATAAATAACATTACTCGTAATCAATTTATGCGTTCTTCACAGGAAATGGAAAAAATATTTTTTGATTTTCCGGTTGCTTTAAGAAATAGCGTAGAAATTGCTAAAAGATGTAATGTGAAAATTATTTTCGGTAAATATTTTTTACCTAAATTTTTTACTGGAAATATAAATACTGAAAATTATTTAATCATAGAAGCTAAAAAAGGATTAAAAGAAAGATTCAAAAATTTATTTTCTGAAAATAAAATATCGGAAAATATTATTCCAAAAGAATATAAAATTCGTTTATT
Coding sequences within it:
- the rpsB gene encoding 30S ribosomal protein S2; its protein translation is MSIVSMRDMIKAGVHFGHQTRYWNPKMKPFIFGIRNKVHIINLEKTLPMFNTVLLELKKIVSRKGKILFVGTKKAASKIVKESANACKHFYVNHRWLGGMLTNWKTVRQSIKNLKNLEIQSKDGTFEKLTKKEVLIRKKQLKKLENSLGGIKNMGGLPDCLFVIDAEHEQISIKEANHLGIPVFAIVDTNSNPDGINYIVPGNDDAIRAIKLYLDAITTLIHGINVKNNKNIRFFNKAK
- the tsf gene encoding translation elongation factor Ts — encoded protein: MSKEVNASLVKKLRDRTGAGIMECKNALVKMEGNLEKSIDFLKTIGEIKAEKRSFYGTKQGKIFLKVEKKAAAILELNSETDFVAKEKNFLLFGKKIVDEILLKKTNDLNYIKSIFEKEKKEIISKVGENIKICRIHFLIGTNIVSYMHHNNTIGVILDISSDNDLFSKNIAMHIAASKPKYLSPNIIPEKVLIREKKIFLNSLKKMNKSNEIMEKIMEGKINKFKDEISLTGQDFVFEPKKKVSQLLKLYNSQVISFIRFEVGEIS
- the map gene encoding type I methionyl aminopeptidase; the protein is MYKNLIKKNTEIKKMKKVGKIVSNVLKMISEYVVPNITTGELDRICHDYIIYEEKSFPACLGYNGFPKSTCISVNDVVCHGIPNDKKKLKDGDIVNIDVTVIKNSYHADASKMFFVGKPTILGKRLCYVTKKSLDLAIEIVKPNIYINQIGKVIQTYVEKKDFSIVKDYCGHGIGRNFHENPQILHYYKKENKFLLKENMTFTIEPMVNAGSHHIKSMQDGWTIKTKDRSLSAQYEHTILVTKKGCEILTL
- the uppS gene encoding polyprenyl diphosphate synthase produces the protein MNIKIRNFPSHIAIIMDGNGRWAKKRGKPKIFGHQEGIKAVYRSIQFALFNNIEVLTLYAFSNENWKRSSIEVRNLMFLFEKILKKDVLNLNKYNIKLKILGNKKKLHSALQKQIKISELLTSKNKGLKLNIALNYGGRQDILRGVKNIVNKIFLGKLDISDLQEDTFSSVLSTKFLPPVDLLIRTGGNIRISNFLLWEIAYSELYFTDIFWPDFNSRSFTKAINQFKKRKRNFGK
- the frr gene encoding ribosome recycling factor, whose protein sequence is MVENIQKYVNKKMEECIVKFKKKINTIRTGRVSTDILNGIFIEYYGKKIELKKIANITIENSQTLKVTPFENSIQKLIEKKIISSNLGLNPISKGNTILIKIPFLTEERRKELVKIVKNDTEKVRINIRNIRRDAKEKIKKLLIDKVITKDKDYTFQSNLQIKTNFFIKKIDNILKKKELELMNF
- a CDS encoding 3-hydroxyacyl-ACP dehydratase FabZ family protein, which codes for MNIIFNKDEIKKVLPHRNPFLLVDKVLDFERNKYIKTTKLIKKNDLFLKGHFPKFPVLPGVYIMEIMAQSSCFLLLKSQKKILLKDFYCLSSIEKCNLKTFVFPEQRIFIKVFIKKKIL